From one Leptospira noumeaensis genomic stretch:
- a CDS encoding TetR/AcrR family transcriptional regulator, whose translation MAVSKKKTSPKKPKPVGRPSKENGLNVREALIHAGVELLENTSLEDISLRKVAAKAGVSHVASYHHFENKHALFAAIAEIGFQKYFETYQTELQKTDKDFKGRYLALGWTYFQFIMTNRQFARIMFGGTGVDVKTHPSLLAVSRRTYRQLHEIIRMGQNLGHLEKGNTREKTLASWAMIHGIAMLFLEGRLQMKNDLKEMEKFIQTVTEYAYVGMKSI comes from the coding sequence ATGGCGGTTTCGAAAAAAAAAACAAGTCCCAAAAAACCAAAACCAGTGGGTCGCCCTTCCAAAGAAAATGGTCTCAATGTCCGTGAGGCTCTGATCCACGCGGGAGTGGAACTTCTCGAAAACACATCACTAGAAGATATATCTTTACGCAAAGTGGCCGCAAAAGCCGGCGTGAGTCATGTCGCCAGTTACCATCATTTTGAAAATAAACATGCCTTATTTGCGGCGATTGCGGAGATCGGATTTCAAAAGTATTTTGAAACCTACCAAACCGAATTACAAAAAACGGATAAAGACTTCAAGGGCAGATACCTAGCTCTTGGTTGGACCTACTTCCAATTCATTATGACCAATAGACAGTTCGCAAGGATTATGTTTGGTGGGACAGGAGTGGATGTAAAAACCCATCCCAGTTTACTCGCAGTATCAAGAAGAACCTATCGGCAGTTACACGAAATCATTCGCATGGGCCAAAACCTAGGGCATTTAGAAAAAGGAAATACAAGAGAAAAAACCCTAGCCTCTTGGGCCATGATCCATGGAATCGCCATGTTGTTTTTGGAAGGTCGTTTGCAGATGAAAAACGATTTAAAAGAAATGGAAAAATTCATCCAAACCGTAACAGAGTATGCTTACGTAGGAATGAAATCCATATAA
- a CDS encoding FAD-dependent oxidoreductase has translation MNTAFSPISIGNLTLPNRFIMGSMHLGVEGETGTAERMAAFYGKRFEGGVSLIVTGGISVNEEGKGSRTFFNIQNPDHAKELKRMNELLHGKGTMCAQLFHAGRYAADRNCVAPSAIRAPINRYVPKALTEDQCWKTIEDFGLAAKLARESGFGAVEIMGSEGYLLNQFFSAVTNQRDDYFGGDSKGRMNLSIEVLRAVKKQLPEGFPVIFRMSGIDLIPGNPSFEEVVQLAQVLRDEKVSALNIGIGWHESRIPTISQLVPRGAWVSIASRIKENTPGVPIIASNRVNDPITMQRVFDENRADIISMARPFLADPAIVKKFQEGMSNRINTCVACNQACLDHAFQEKFVSCIVNPEAVHELEYSKSKTKDPKKVLVIGTGPAGLEAARASASLGHKVTLVEKANVLGGQFQLASNIPGKSEFKETIRYFSNELPALGVDIRLNTDATLTLLETENPDVTIFASGVKPREFSLKGLENLPSGNYTEYLTGKFKPGKRVAVIGGGGIGVDVAHRLTEEEDPTLISYDKKYNISSFTNAVVQKEKAHRDVAVFRRNGKHGAGLGPTTFWALKQELESVGVEFYHGLTYKEVTKEGLKVELKNGEEFLYPCDSLILCVGQEKESSVLEEYQTKYPNKQTIVIGGAKDPRNIDAKRAFLEGLEAAHSIH, from the coding sequence ATGAATACAGCATTTTCACCTATTTCCATTGGAAACTTAACTCTCCCCAATCGTTTTATTATGGGATCCATGCACCTGGGTGTGGAAGGAGAAACCGGAACTGCCGAAAGAATGGCTGCCTTTTATGGCAAACGTTTTGAGGGGGGAGTTTCTCTCATTGTTACTGGTGGGATCAGTGTGAATGAGGAAGGAAAAGGATCTCGTACTTTTTTTAACATCCAAAATCCAGACCACGCCAAAGAGTTAAAACGTATGAACGAACTCCTTCATGGCAAAGGAACTATGTGTGCACAACTTTTTCATGCGGGACGTTATGCCGCGGACAGAAATTGTGTGGCACCTTCGGCCATTAGAGCACCAATCAATCGTTATGTGCCAAAAGCCCTTACAGAAGACCAGTGTTGGAAAACCATCGAAGACTTTGGACTTGCGGCAAAACTGGCTCGTGAATCTGGGTTTGGGGCCGTCGAAATTATGGGAAGCGAAGGTTATCTCTTAAACCAGTTTTTTTCAGCAGTGACAAACCAAAGAGATGATTATTTTGGTGGTGATTCCAAAGGAAGGATGAACTTATCCATAGAAGTCCTTCGTGCTGTAAAAAAACAATTACCTGAAGGTTTTCCCGTGATCTTTCGAATGTCGGGAATTGACCTTATCCCAGGAAATCCAAGTTTTGAGGAAGTAGTTCAGCTAGCGCAAGTTTTACGAGATGAAAAAGTCTCTGCACTCAATATCGGTATTGGTTGGCATGAATCAAGAATCCCCACCATTAGCCAATTAGTTCCCAGAGGGGCTTGGGTTTCTATTGCCAGTCGTATCAAAGAAAATACACCGGGTGTTCCTATCATTGCCTCCAACCGCGTCAATGATCCGATTACTATGCAAAGAGTTTTTGATGAAAACAGAGCCGATATCATTTCTATGGCAAGGCCATTTCTTGCCGATCCAGCCATCGTAAAAAAATTCCAAGAGGGAATGTCAAATCGAATCAACACCTGCGTGGCTTGTAACCAAGCCTGTCTTGATCATGCCTTCCAAGAAAAATTTGTATCTTGTATCGTAAATCCAGAAGCTGTACATGAATTAGAATATTCGAAATCAAAAACAAAGGATCCGAAAAAAGTTTTGGTGATTGGAACAGGACCCGCCGGCCTTGAAGCAGCACGTGCCAGTGCCAGTCTTGGACATAAAGTCACTTTAGTAGAAAAAGCAAATGTCCTTGGTGGGCAATTCCAACTAGCATCCAACATTCCAGGTAAGTCGGAGTTTAAAGAAACCATTCGTTATTTTAGCAATGAACTTCCTGCCCTTGGTGTAGACATTCGTTTGAATACAGATGCAACCTTAACATTGTTAGAAACAGAAAATCCTGATGTAACGATTTTTGCCAGTGGTGTGAAACCGCGTGAGTTTTCCTTAAAAGGACTAGAAAATCTTCCGTCTGGAAATTATACTGAATATCTCACGGGAAAATTCAAACCAGGCAAACGTGTGGCAGTGATTGGTGGAGGAGGGATTGGAGTGGATGTAGCTCATAGGTTGACAGAAGAGGAAGATCCTACTTTAATTTCATATGATAAAAAATACAATATCAGCTCTTTTACCAATGCGGTGGTTCAAAAAGAAAAAGCACACCGGGATGTAGCTGTGTTTCGTAGAAATGGAAAACACGGAGCGGGTCTTGGGCCAACAACATTTTGGGCACTCAAACAAGAGTTAGAGTCTGTGGGAGTTGAGTTCTATCATGGACTGACTTACAAAGAGGTCACAAAAGAGGGTTTAAAAGTAGAATTAAAAAACGGAGAGGAATTTTTGTATCCTTGTGATTCTCTAATTTTGTGTGTTGGTCAGGAAAAGGAATCTTCTGTTTTAGAAGAATACCAAACCAAATACCCAAACAAACAAACTATCGTGATTGGTGGGGCAAAAGATCCAAGGAACATCGATGCCAAAAGGGCATTTTTAGAAGGTTTAGAAGCTGCGCATAGCATTCATTAG
- a CDS encoding acyl-CoA dehydrogenase family protein — MIANNYFSEDEDLQVIFNQLLDWDSIIKETEGEVFFDHQTFVKTNNPRYEMAPSTKEEAFELYTSSLDAMGDFFGNDVSQKSQTMDRNELKYSNGKVIFPKETIEIYEKFRNTGLMAYSLSREAGGLAFPATVGALYAMLMARADVAFCMTTTLLNLAQIVDRFGTPEQVETYATKAANGECLFAMSLTEPDYGSDLNNVRTVAVKQEDGSYRLTGTKRFISQGCGLGDHPALLLTLARTGKSEGGARGLSVFIVKSEDVFVAGIEKKMGIHASPTCEIVYENTYGEILGEEGLGLTRYTAGMTNFMRLVSASGGCGGGAAAYFECVKYAQERKQFGKPIGEIPAVAEMIHKIKRETNAMRLLTLETARVIDMYQHHQIRMEKAGKEDREIRKDEKVKYWSTLASTLTPMAKYYSSEEGHKCTNLAVQVFGGAGYTEDYDISRMFRDSRINTIYEGTSQIHVRIATGAILAGMAGDGNFRKYLNSLKAEIPSPSAFLLEQERVLEESIRVMRNIQEEVKKETVAENLMIQMTRYICSLLYEKSISKIKDSEVKETWEKDCKAYGIDSAATAQSCLYRIQNFG; from the coding sequence ATGATCGCAAATAACTATTTTTCAGAAGACGAAGATTTACAGGTAATTTTTAACCAACTGTTGGATTGGGACTCCATCATCAAAGAAACCGAAGGGGAAGTTTTTTTTGACCACCAAACATTTGTAAAAACAAATAACCCTCGTTATGAAATGGCACCGTCCACCAAAGAAGAAGCCTTCGAGTTATATACTTCCAGTTTGGATGCAATGGGCGATTTTTTTGGAAACGATGTCTCTCAAAAATCTCAAACCATGGATCGGAATGAACTAAAGTATTCCAATGGAAAGGTGATATTTCCAAAAGAAACTATCGAGATTTATGAAAAATTTCGTAACACTGGCCTTATGGCATATTCTCTTTCCAGAGAAGCGGGTGGTCTTGCTTTCCCTGCAACTGTTGGTGCACTTTATGCCATGCTTATGGCAAGAGCCGATGTTGCATTTTGTATGACAACCACCTTACTCAACTTAGCACAAATTGTAGACCGGTTTGGAACTCCAGAACAAGTAGAAACCTATGCCACAAAGGCTGCCAATGGTGAATGTTTGTTTGCCATGTCACTCACGGAACCTGATTACGGATCAGATCTTAATAATGTAAGAACGGTTGCAGTCAAACAAGAAGATGGAAGTTACCGTTTAACAGGAACCAAACGATTCATTTCCCAAGGTTGTGGATTGGGTGACCATCCTGCTTTACTACTTACTTTGGCACGCACTGGAAAATCAGAGGGCGGAGCGAGAGGTTTATCTGTATTCATTGTCAAAAGTGAAGATGTATTTGTTGCAGGAATCGAAAAAAAGATGGGAATCCATGCTTCTCCTACTTGTGAGATCGTTTATGAAAACACATACGGAGAAATTTTAGGGGAAGAAGGGCTTGGTCTCACTCGTTATACGGCGGGTATGACAAACTTTATGCGTCTTGTGAGTGCTTCCGGTGGATGTGGTGGGGGAGCTGCTGCTTATTTTGAATGTGTAAAGTATGCACAGGAAAGAAAACAATTTGGAAAACCTATTGGTGAAATTCCTGCCGTGGCAGAGATGATTCATAAAATCAAACGGGAAACAAACGCTATGCGTCTTCTCACTTTAGAGACCGCTCGAGTGATTGATATGTACCAACACCACCAAATCCGTATGGAAAAAGCTGGAAAAGAAGACAGAGAAATCCGAAAAGATGAAAAGGTAAAATATTGGTCCACACTTGCCTCCACACTCACACCGATGGCAAAGTATTATAGTTCCGAAGAAGGACATAAATGTACAAACTTAGCAGTGCAGGTGTTTGGTGGTGCTGGTTACACTGAAGATTACGATATCTCTCGTATGTTTAGAGATTCACGTATCAATACCATTTATGAAGGCACAAGCCAAATCCATGTTCGTATAGCGACAGGTGCCATCCTCGCGGGTATGGCTGGAGATGGAAACTTTCGAAAGTATCTAAATTCTTTGAAAGCAGAAATTCCTTCTCCTTCCGCCTTTCTTTTGGAACAGGAACGAGTGTTGGAAGAATCCATTCGAGTGATGCGTAACATTCAGGAAGAAGTAAAAAAAGAAACGGTGGCAGAAAACCTAATGATCCAAATGACTCGTTACATTTGTAGTTTGTTATACGAAAAGTCTATTTCTAAAATCAAGGATTCTGAAGTTAAAGAAACTTGGGAAAAAGATTGCAAGGCTTATGGCATTGATAGTGCCGCCACTGCACAGTCCTGTTTGTATCGAATTCAAAATTTTGGATAA
- the mgtA gene encoding magnesium-translocating P-type ATPase → MQTRSNPSPWWQMPMEETLTSLGVGTSGLNTEEVTSKLKQFGANIFIDPKTKPLWQKLLSRFRNPLVLLLLFASAVSAFMGEFSNFIIITVLVFISIILDFIQEHKAGKAADSLRHSVSVHTTVIRGGLPTDTAISKIVPGDLVLLSAGDLVPADGRVLEAKDFFVKQALLTGETYPVEKHPGELESVSNDITDASNAVFMGTSVISGSAKVLVVNTGLNTAMGAIADNLNLSPPQNSFELGTEKFGILIMRMTILLVLFVLLVNAILHKPWLDSFLFAIALAVGLTPELLPMVTSITLSRGAILMAKKKVIVKQLSSIQNLGSMDTLCTDKTGTLTESKIKLEKHVNINGESNTRVLELAYLNSFFETGLKSPLDEAILEHKEIQTDRWTKIDEVPFDFERRRVSVLLDPMDQKNRMLVVKGAPEEIIQLCTHYETGKETIEPINSIVLEKIRSVHSSLEKEGFRVLGIAWREETKEHTHAVVSDETELTLSGFAAFLDPPKESAKTALSALNEFGVSVKVITGDSELVTQHVCSELKMPVKGILTGKELDQMDDSALKFHIENTNLFCRMNPSQKNRIILALKENGHVVGYLGDGVNDAPSLHSADVGLSVDSAVDVAKEAADMILLDHDLHVLYEGVLEGRRTFGNIMKYIMMGTSSNFGNMFSMAGAALFLPFLPMLPTQILLNNLLYDISEIPIPLDEVDKEELNFPRIMDITFIRNFMLTIGPISSAFDFLTFYVMLTLLNANEALFQTGWFVESLCTQVLVIFIIRTRGNPIKSRPNRILAIVSVSIAAIGALLPFTSIGSYFGLVPPPMEFYAILASMIVIYLIVVESVKRIFYNFQYRK, encoded by the coding sequence ATGCAAACTAGATCAAATCCCTCTCCTTGGTGGCAAATGCCGATGGAAGAAACATTAACATCACTAGGTGTGGGAACCTCTGGTCTAAATACAGAAGAAGTAACCTCAAAACTCAAACAATTCGGTGCCAATATTTTTATTGATCCTAAAACAAAACCATTATGGCAAAAACTTTTATCTCGGTTTAGAAATCCTCTAGTTCTACTTCTATTATTTGCGAGTGCCGTGTCGGCGTTTATGGGAGAATTTTCTAATTTCATCATCATTACCGTTTTAGTTTTTATTAGTATTATTCTAGATTTTATCCAAGAACACAAAGCGGGTAAAGCAGCAGATAGTTTACGCCATTCAGTATCCGTTCATACAACAGTAATTCGTGGAGGATTACCCACCGATACTGCTATTTCAAAAATTGTTCCTGGTGATCTTGTATTACTTTCTGCAGGTGATTTAGTTCCTGCCGACGGACGGGTGTTAGAGGCTAAGGATTTTTTTGTCAAACAAGCGCTACTTACTGGTGAAACTTATCCTGTCGAAAAACATCCAGGGGAATTGGAATCAGTATCTAATGACATTACGGATGCATCAAACGCGGTTTTTATGGGAACCTCTGTGATTAGCGGGAGTGCTAAAGTTCTAGTAGTGAATACAGGTTTGAATACTGCGATGGGCGCCATTGCAGACAACTTAAACCTTTCTCCACCACAAAATTCTTTTGAACTAGGCACTGAAAAATTTGGAATTTTGATTATGAGAATGACCATTCTTCTTGTACTTTTTGTTTTATTGGTAAATGCAATTTTACATAAACCTTGGCTTGATTCTTTTTTATTCGCAATTGCTTTAGCAGTCGGATTGACACCAGAGTTACTACCAATGGTAACTTCGATCACACTCTCTCGTGGTGCCATTTTGATGGCAAAAAAGAAAGTCATCGTAAAACAACTTTCGTCCATTCAGAATCTTGGTTCCATGGATACACTCTGTACGGATAAAACGGGAACTCTTACCGAATCAAAAATCAAATTAGAAAAACATGTAAACATTAACGGAGAATCCAATACACGTGTATTGGAGTTGGCTTACCTAAACAGCTTCTTTGAAACTGGATTAAAAAGTCCCTTAGATGAAGCCATTTTAGAACATAAAGAAATTCAAACAGACCGTTGGACAAAAATAGATGAAGTACCCTTTGACTTCGAACGCCGAAGAGTATCGGTTTTATTGGATCCTATGGATCAAAAAAACCGAATGTTGGTTGTGAAAGGTGCTCCTGAAGAAATCATCCAACTCTGCACTCACTATGAAACAGGAAAAGAAACTATTGAACCCATAAACTCGATTGTTTTAGAAAAAATTCGTTCAGTTCACTCTTCCTTAGAAAAAGAAGGATTCCGAGTTTTAGGAATCGCCTGGAGAGAAGAAACAAAAGAACATACTCATGCAGTTGTAAGTGATGAAACGGAATTAACTCTTTCAGGATTTGCAGCCTTTTTAGATCCACCGAAAGAAAGTGCCAAGACCGCCTTATCTGCATTAAACGAATTCGGTGTTTCCGTAAAGGTTATTACTGGTGATAGTGAACTAGTCACCCAACATGTATGTTCTGAATTAAAAATGCCAGTCAAAGGAATTCTCACAGGCAAAGAACTGGATCAAATGGATGATTCGGCACTTAAGTTTCATATAGAAAATACAAATCTGTTTTGTCGCATGAACCCATCACAAAAAAACAGAATCATTTTAGCACTTAAAGAAAACGGTCATGTGGTTGGATATTTAGGTGATGGTGTCAACGATGCACCTTCTTTACACTCTGCAGATGTAGGATTGTCTGTGGATTCCGCAGTGGACGTCGCGAAAGAAGCCGCGGATATGATTTTATTAGATCACGATTTACATGTATTGTATGAAGGAGTGCTGGAAGGTAGACGAACCTTTGGGAATATCATGAAATACATCATGATGGGAACAAGCTCCAATTTTGGAAATATGTTCAGTATGGCAGGTGCCGCTTTATTTTTGCCTTTCCTTCCCATGTTACCTACCCAAATCCTTCTCAATAATCTTTTGTATGATATTTCTGAAATACCTATCCCCTTAGATGAAGTAGATAAAGAAGAACTAAATTTCCCGAGAATCATGGACATTACTTTTATTCGAAACTTTATGTTAACGATAGGACCAATCAGTTCTGCTTTTGATTTTTTAACCTTCTACGTTATGTTGACTCTATTAAATGCAAACGAAGCGTTATTTCAAACTGGTTGGTTTGTAGAATCACTCTGTACCCAAGTTCTTGTAATCTTTATTATCAGAACACGAGGCAATCCAATTAAAAGTAGGCCAAACAGGATTCTTGCAATTGTATCAGTCAGTATTGCTGCCATTGGTGCCTTGTTACCATTCACATCCATCGGATCTTATTTTGGACTGGTTCCCCCGCCAATGGAGTTTTATGCCATCTTAGCTTCTATGATTGTGATTTATTTGATTGTGGTAGAATCGGTGAAACGGATTTTTTATAACTTTCAATATAGAAAATAG
- the trhA gene encoding PAQR family membrane homeostasis protein TrhA has protein sequence MNAKKSKSQPRKKSVLAKKQSKKPTASSKKNTISKLRSRELEIPLDSQSNHSVAELIDTIHEYSIGHEIANAVTHGIGGGLSIAGLSLLLTMAVLYGNVWHVVSSAIYGATLIILYLASTLYHAIYHTATKRIFKVIDHASIYLLIAGTYTPFTLVSLREHSEWGWTLFLIIWALAFIGVLLLLLFPGKYSGARVVVYILMGWLAIFVVKDIRTAIGLGGISWLVAGGLSYTFGVIFYLWDSLPFNHAIWHLFVLSGSLCHFFAILFYVIPPIPN, from the coding sequence ATGAACGCGAAAAAATCTAAATCCCAACCGCGAAAAAAGTCAGTTTTAGCCAAAAAACAAAGTAAGAAACCGACTGCTTCCTCTAAAAAAAATACAATTTCTAAACTTAGGTCTAGGGAATTAGAAATTCCATTGGATTCACAATCAAATCATTCTGTCGCTGAACTTATCGATACCATTCACGAATATTCGATTGGTCATGAAATTGCGAATGCGGTCACTCATGGAATTGGGGGGGGCCTAAGTATTGCAGGTTTGTCTCTCCTTTTGACTATGGCAGTTCTTTATGGGAATGTATGGCATGTAGTCAGTTCCGCCATTTATGGCGCTACCCTTATCATTTTGTATCTCGCTTCTACCTTATACCATGCTATTTATCATACGGCTACAAAACGTATCTTTAAAGTCATTGATCATGCCTCAATCTATTTACTCATTGCGGGAACTTATACCCCATTTACTCTTGTTAGTTTGCGCGAACATTCCGAATGGGGATGGACTCTTTTTCTCATCATTTGGGCCCTTGCTTTCATTGGAGTTTTGTTATTACTTCTATTTCCTGGGAAGTATAGTGGGGCACGAGTTGTGGTTTATATCCTTATGGGTTGGCTTGCGATTTTTGTAGTCAAAGACATCCGAACAGCCATTGGTTTGGGAGGGATTTCCTGGTTAGTTGCTGGTGGTCTTAGTTATACTTTTGGTGTGATTTTTTATTTATGGGATAGTTTGCCTTTTAACCATGCTATCTGGCATTTGTTTGTTTTGTCTGGTAGTCTTTGTCATTTTTTTGCAATTTTGTTTTATGTCATACCTCCGATCCCAAATTAA
- a CDS encoding NAD(P)-dependent alcohol dehydrogenase produces MKVITCRNYGASEELQLEDWEIPTPKENEIRIKNYKTSVNSGDWRIRKPDPEIARLYFGLTKPRQPVLGISVSGVVDAVGKNVTKFKVGDRVFGSSGMKMGAYAEFVCIPESAVITILPKEISFSEGAALPFGSLTALDFIQKCKIKENQTIIIYGASSSVGTSAIQLANYFGANVTAVCSKGNFKLVESLGAKSVMDYEEFHSESHKKNYDIVFECVGKSTIKSNLKVLAKGGVLVLVAALFKEMFQAGLLSLTKGIKIKFGPIAETIENLELLTKLTKEGKFKVVIDRSYPLEKMAEAHNYVEAGHKKGNVVIDILD; encoded by the coding sequence TTGAAAGTCATCACTTGTAGAAATTACGGAGCCTCCGAAGAACTCCAATTGGAAGACTGGGAAATCCCTACCCCAAAAGAGAATGAAATTAGAATCAAAAATTATAAAACTTCAGTGAACTCGGGAGACTGGCGCATCCGAAAACCAGATCCTGAAATTGCCCGTTTGTATTTTGGACTTACCAAACCAAGGCAACCTGTCCTAGGAATTTCTGTTTCCGGAGTAGTGGATGCCGTTGGAAAAAATGTAACAAAATTCAAAGTAGGTGATCGAGTTTTTGGTTCAAGCGGAATGAAAATGGGAGCCTATGCGGAATTTGTTTGTATTCCAGAATCCGCCGTGATCACAATCCTTCCGAAAGAAATTTCCTTTTCCGAAGGAGCTGCCTTACCTTTCGGAAGTTTGACTGCTCTCGACTTCATTCAAAAATGTAAAATTAAAGAAAACCAAACCATAATCATTTATGGTGCTTCCAGTTCTGTGGGAACTTCTGCCATTCAATTGGCAAACTATTTTGGCGCAAATGTAACAGCCGTTTGCAGCAAAGGTAATTTTAAACTGGTAGAATCACTGGGTGCCAAATCTGTAATGGACTACGAAGAGTTCCATTCAGAATCCCATAAAAAAAACTATGATATTGTTTTTGAATGTGTAGGTAAGTCTACGATCAAATCCAATTTAAAAGTTCTCGCCAAAGGTGGAGTTTTGGTACTAGTGGCTGCCCTGTTTAAAGAAATGTTCCAAGCAGGTTTGTTATCGCTCACAAAAGGAATTAAAATTAAGTTTGGACCAATCGCTGAAACCATAGAAAATTTAGAACTACTAACTAAATTAACCAAAGAAGGAAAGTTCAAAGTGGTCATTGATAGATCTTATCCATTGGAAAAGATGGCGGAGGCTCATAATTATGTAGAAGCTGGCCATAAAAAAGGGAATGTAGTGATTGATATTTTAGACTAA
- a CDS encoding TetR/AcrR family transcriptional regulator, which produces MSSAKLFKKGRKRKTLSKEVVLEAAIGLADEFGIEELSMRNLALSLSVEAMSLYNHIKNKDELLDKMVDFVISKINLPKIGGDWKSEMKKRAKSAREILILHPWVTLLVVSRMNVGEAMLTYFDRSLGCLHSAGFSLQAADHIINTIDSHVYGYVLQELNFPIEPENYAKKAEGFLPALELSPFSHLTNLTKEVVSGKYNGLHDFEFGLNLILDGLGRLRETID; this is translated from the coding sequence ATGAGTTCAGCGAAACTTTTTAAGAAAGGAAGAAAGAGAAAAACCCTCTCGAAAGAAGTTGTTTTGGAAGCTGCTATTGGGCTTGCCGATGAGTTTGGAATCGAAGAATTGTCCATGAGAAACTTAGCATTGAGTTTGAGTGTGGAAGCAATGTCGTTGTACAACCATATAAAAAATAAGGATGAACTTCTGGACAAGATGGTTGATTTTGTGATTTCAAAGATCAACTTACCTAAGATAGGTGGCGATTGGAAATCGGAAATGAAAAAAAGGGCTAAGTCTGCCCGTGAGATTTTGATTTTACATCCTTGGGTGACCTTACTTGTTGTATCTCGAATGAATGTTGGTGAAGCAATGTTAACCTATTTTGATAGATCACTGGGATGTTTACATTCTGCAGGATTTAGTTTACAAGCAGCTGATCACATCATCAATACAATTGATAGTCATGTTTATGGATACGTTTTACAAGAACTGAATTTCCCCATTGAACCAGAAAATTATGCAAAAAAGGCAGAAGGGTTTTTGCCCGCATTGGAGCTTAGTCCCTTTTCTCATCTAACTAATTTAACCAAAGAAGTTGTTTCTGGAAAATACAATGGGTTACATGACTTTGAGTTTGGTTTAAATTTAATTTTGGATGGATTGGGTAGGCTTCGCGAAACAATAGATTAG